In one Sphingobium sp. MI1205 genomic region, the following are encoded:
- the flgC gene encoding flagellar basal body rod protein FlgC — protein MSGSGPMNVFDIAGRAMSAQLVRLNATASNMANAGNVTGSEAEAYRAIKPVFQSVTDKPGVSTVKVANVLTTDAKPTKRHDPNHPLADQNGDVWEAAVDSSAELVDMIETARMYQNNVQVLNTAKSLMLETIRIGK, from the coding sequence ATGAGCGGTTCCGGCCCCATGAACGTCTTCGACATCGCCGGCCGCGCCATGAGCGCGCAGCTGGTCCGCCTGAACGCCACGGCTTCGAACATGGCCAATGCGGGCAATGTGACCGGCAGCGAGGCGGAAGCCTATCGCGCCATCAAGCCGGTTTTCCAGTCGGTCACCGACAAGCCCGGCGTGTCCACGGTGAAGGTCGCCAACGTCCTCACCACCGACGCCAAGCCGACCAAGCGCCACGACCCCAACCACCCGCTCGCCGACCAGAATGGCGATGTGTGGGAAGCGGCCGTCGATAGCAGCGCCGAACTGGTCGACATGATCGAAACCGCCCGCATGTACCAGAACAACGTGCAGGTGCTGAACACCGCCAAGTCCCTGATGCTCGAAACCATAAGGATCGGCAAATGA
- the flgB gene encoding flagellar basal body rod protein FlgB translates to MSLEDGLFGIHGKALALRSQRLSLLASNIANASTPGYKARDIDFESALKEASAQQNRSVADVSKAVDDSMGYRVPLQSSLDGNTVELSTEQTLFAENAVKYRTTLSFLEGRINTITRALKGE, encoded by the coding sequence ATGTCGCTGGAAGACGGATTGTTCGGGATACATGGAAAGGCGCTGGCGCTTCGTTCGCAACGCCTGTCCCTGCTCGCGTCCAACATCGCGAACGCCTCGACGCCCGGCTACAAGGCGCGGGACATCGATTTCGAATCCGCGCTCAAGGAAGCATCGGCCCAGCAGAACAGGTCTGTGGCCGATGTGTCGAAGGCCGTCGATGACAGCATGGGCTATCGCGTCCCGCTACAATCCAGCCTGGACGGCAATACCGTCGAACTCAGCACAGAACAGACGCTGTTCGCCGAAAACGCCGTCAAATATCGCACGACCCTCTCCTTCCTTGAGGGCCGCATCAACACCATCACTCGCGCGCTGAAGGGAGAATGA
- a CDS encoding flagella basal body P-ring formation protein FlgA, which produces MNKLPLIALALLSAAAAAPVQAQQKFENLDRIDGLVAMTVGANIGEPGGPLAPVDRRLRLAACPGTPSVEGPVFGAAMVKCDALGWRIRVPLAGGSAAVAAPAARYGMAARPAQREMVVKRGDPVQLVAGNSEFSVSRMMVADEDGALGDTIRVREDKRAAPVLAQVVAMGTVRIPGFNDF; this is translated from the coding sequence GTGAACAAGCTGCCCCTGATTGCCCTCGCCCTGCTGTCGGCAGCCGCTGCCGCGCCCGTGCAGGCGCAGCAGAAGTTTGAAAATCTCGACCGTATCGATGGGCTGGTCGCGATGACCGTGGGCGCGAATATCGGCGAACCCGGCGGGCCGCTGGCCCCGGTTGACCGGCGGCTGCGGCTGGCGGCCTGTCCCGGAACGCCCAGCGTGGAAGGCCCGGTTTTCGGCGCGGCGATGGTCAAGTGCGATGCATTGGGCTGGCGCATTCGCGTGCCGTTGGCTGGCGGTAGTGCTGCGGTCGCTGCTCCGGCAGCGCGCTACGGCATGGCGGCTCGGCCGGCGCAGCGCGAGATGGTGGTCAAGCGCGGCGACCCGGTTCAACTGGTCGCGGGCAATTCCGAATTCAGCGTGTCGCGCATGATGGTCGCTGATGAAGACGGCGCGCTGGGCGACACCATCCGGGTGCGCGAGGACAAGAGAGCAGCGCCCGTCCTGGCCCAGGTGGTCGCGATGGGCACGGTGCGCATCCCAGGATTTAATGATTTCTGA
- a CDS encoding flagellar basal body L-ring protein FlgH: MRFAFPTLVAVSLVALAATPAMAGKKRDAERQFFAPTVVAQPAAPVANGSIFQASMGYTPLTSGARAQSVGDIITIVLIERTQATKSNTADTSRSGSIGLTPPSTGILSKLFSASDIASSGDQGFTGKGGATQSNALTGEITVTIAAVYPNGTMLVKGEKALTLNRGDEFIQISGLVRQADISPDNRIASTRVADAKIIYTGKGEIARASRQGWLQRFFSMISPF; encoded by the coding sequence ATGCGCTTCGCCTTCCCCACCCTCGTCGCTGTCTCGCTGGTCGCGCTTGCGGCAACACCGGCAATGGCCGGCAAAAAGCGCGATGCCGAGCGGCAATTTTTTGCCCCCACCGTCGTCGCGCAGCCCGCCGCCCCTGTAGCGAACGGCTCCATCTTCCAGGCGTCGATGGGCTATACCCCGCTTACCAGCGGCGCGCGGGCGCAGAGCGTCGGCGACATCATCACGATCGTCCTCATCGAACGCACGCAGGCGACCAAGAGCAACACCGCCGACACCAGCCGCAGCGGCAGCATCGGCCTGACGCCGCCCAGCACCGGCATATTGTCCAAGCTCTTTTCTGCCAGCGACATTGCATCCAGCGGGGATCAGGGCTTCACCGGCAAGGGTGGCGCCACCCAATCCAATGCTCTGACGGGCGAAATCACCGTCACGATCGCGGCGGTCTATCCCAACGGCACGATGCTGGTGAAGGGTGAGAAGGCGCTGACGCTCAACCGCGGCGACGAATTCATCCAGATCAGCGGCCTCGTCCGTCAGGCGGACATCAGCCCGGACAACCGCATCGCATCGACCCGCGTCGCCGACGCCAAGATCATTTACACCGGCAAGGGCGAAATCGCCCGCGCAAGCCGCCAGGGCTGGCTGCAGCGCTTCTTCTCGATGATCAGCCCCTTCTGA
- a CDS encoding flagellar hook-basal body complex protein produces MSFYISLSGLKAAQTDLATIANNVSNVNSTAFKKSKAVFGDIFAAAPMQTTTQVAGQGARVQGITQQFTQGTIEGTDKTLDLAITGEGFFTVKRTGDSQVSFTRNGALSLTEDRYVVDTTGARVQVIPVDPTTGEPSAALAAGLAAGTVTSGDLADLQIPTNWPAGGTGNQLNSVGVGKDGQITGVYADGSTVYLGTTAMAAFNSQDGLRQQGDAHWTSTSASGEPRFGVGNSGLYGSVRSGSLERANVDITEELVALISAQRNFQANSKAIEAANTLSTTIVNMRT; encoded by the coding sequence ATGTCCTTTTACATTTCGCTTTCCGGCCTGAAGGCCGCCCAGACCGATCTGGCGACCATCGCCAACAACGTGTCGAACGTGAACTCCACCGCCTTCAAGAAGAGCAAGGCCGTGTTCGGCGACATCTTCGCCGCCGCGCCGATGCAGACGACCACGCAGGTCGCTGGCCAGGGCGCGCGCGTGCAGGGCATCACCCAGCAATTCACGCAGGGCACGATCGAGGGCACCGACAAGACGCTTGACCTCGCCATCACCGGCGAAGGCTTCTTCACCGTCAAGCGTACCGGCGACAGCCAGGTCAGCTTCACCCGCAACGGTGCGCTGTCGCTGACCGAGGACCGCTATGTGGTCGATACGACCGGCGCGCGGGTTCAGGTCATCCCCGTCGATCCGACGACCGGAGAACCCAGCGCTGCCCTCGCCGCAGGTCTCGCTGCCGGCACGGTGACGTCTGGCGACCTCGCGGACCTTCAGATTCCCACCAACTGGCCCGCTGGCGGCACGGGCAATCAGCTGAACAGCGTCGGCGTGGGCAAGGACGGGCAGATCACCGGCGTCTATGCCGATGGTTCGACCGTCTATCTGGGCACGACCGCCATGGCCGCCTTCAACAGCCAGGACGGCCTGCGCCAGCAGGGCGACGCACACTGGACCTCGACCTCGGCCAGCGGCGAGCCGCGCTTCGGCGTCGGCAACAGCGGCCTTTACGGGTCGGTCCGTTCCGGTTCGCTGGAACGCGCGAACGTCGACATCACTGAAGAACTGGTCGCCCTGATCTCTGCCCAGCGCAACTTCCAGGCGAACTCGAAGGCGATCGAGGCGGCCAACACGCTGTCGACCACCATCGTCAACATGCGCACCTAA
- a CDS encoding motility protein A yields the protein MIAILAQLFDPLTLVVMIAGVGAVALFQNGLSAIGRAFAALPPLFRADPDKDQAAARAAMLKIDQVAQLRGLACTDRVKTANPFLAEAARRLANSDRTEQFEIWAAQALADRARRHAGARNVWLSIADAAPALGMAGTILGLVGMFAAMDDPAALGPSMALALLTTLYGVVIANMIAAPVASRLADLSEREIAWQQEAVGRMLAIARRENVPTRRASIREVA from the coding sequence ATGATCGCGATATTGGCGCAGCTATTTGATCCCCTGACACTGGTCGTGATGATCGCTGGCGTGGGCGCGGTGGCGCTGTTCCAGAATGGCCTGTCCGCGATCGGGCGCGCCTTTGCCGCTTTGCCGCCGCTGTTTCGCGCCGATCCCGACAAGGATCAGGCGGCGGCGCGTGCGGCCATGCTGAAGATCGATCAGGTCGCGCAATTGCGCGGGCTTGCCTGCACCGACCGGGTGAAGACGGCGAACCCGTTCCTTGCCGAAGCGGCGCGGCGTCTGGCTAACAGTGATCGAACCGAACAGTTCGAAATCTGGGCAGCGCAGGCGCTGGCCGATCGGGCGCGCCGCCATGCAGGCGCGCGCAATGTCTGGCTGTCCATTGCCGACGCCGCGCCTGCATTGGGCATGGCGGGCACGATCCTGGGCCTGGTCGGCATGTTCGCGGCGATGGATGATCCTGCCGCGCTTGGCCCGTCCATGGCCCTGGCGCTGCTGACGACGCTGTATGGCGTGGTCATCGCCAATATGATCGCCGCACCAGTCGCCAGCCGTCTGGCCGATCTGTCGGAACGGGAAATCGCCTGGCAGCAGGAGGCCGTTGGCCGTATGCTGGCGATTGCGCGGCGGGAAAATGTGCCGACGCGGCGGGCGTCGATCCGCGAGGTCGCATGA
- a CDS encoding FliA/WhiG family RNA polymerase sigma factor, which yields MFMKKVVAGSDANTYGRSNNSPEQLARRYMPLVRKIAWHVHGRVSSAVEVEDLLQIGMVALVEAANGFQDRGLGFASYAQLRVRGAMIDHLRRGATLARSAMANRKQLAAVRSRLEQQLRRVPLEAEMAAEMGMDAASYRVFADGCEMVQHTSMDEVYSDQSMWFADVEDRADDVMERESLKAALAKCIGELPQREAMVLQLYFVEELNLEEIGQALDIGAARVCQIKKAALDKLREKLHEWD from the coding sequence ATGTTCATGAAGAAGGTCGTCGCCGGTTCCGATGCCAATACTTATGGCCGGTCGAACAACTCGCCTGAGCAACTCGCCCGCCGCTACATGCCGCTGGTGCGCAAGATCGCCTGGCACGTGCATGGCCGCGTATCGAGCGCGGTCGAGGTCGAGGATCTGTTGCAGATCGGCATGGTCGCGCTGGTCGAGGCCGCCAATGGTTTTCAGGATCGAGGTTTGGGCTTCGCCTCCTATGCGCAACTGCGCGTGCGGGGCGCGATGATCGATCATTTGCGCCGTGGCGCGACGCTTGCCCGGTCAGCGATGGCGAACCGCAAACAGCTGGCGGCGGTGCGCAGCCGGTTGGAACAGCAGCTGCGCCGCGTGCCGCTGGAGGCCGAAATGGCCGCCGAAATGGGCATGGACGCGGCAAGCTATCGCGTGTTCGCGGACGGCTGCGAGATGGTTCAGCATACGAGCATGGACGAAGTCTATTCGGACCAGTCCATGTGGTTCGCCGATGTCGAGGACAGGGCGGACGATGTGATGGAGCGAGAGTCGCTGAAGGCCGCGCTGGCCAAGTGCATCGGCGAACTGCCGCAGCGCGAGGCGATGGTGCTGCAACTCTATTTCGTCGAGGAATTGAACCTGGAGGAAATCGGGCAGGCGCTGGACATCGGCGCGGCGCGCGTGTGCCAGATCAAGAAGGCCGCGCTCGAC
- the flgG gene encoding flagellar basal-body rod protein FlgG, with amino-acid sequence MTNAALHVARTGLDAQNTKMRVIANNLANVNTTGFKRDRADFETLAYQQMVAAGANSDSENKFATGLNLGSGVSMQGTSKINTQGTLSQTGNALDMAIEGSGFFQVQRADGTLAYTRAGNFSTTAEGIVVTSDGLPLVPQLTVPQGATGITIGNDGTVTATLQGQTEPTQLGQVELASFMNPAGLQPIGGNLLAESAASGTPQVGVAGLDGRGVIRSGNLETSNVNVVEELVDMIETQRAYEVNSKMIKATDEMLQYVNQQL; translated from the coding sequence ATGACCAACGCAGCCCTTCACGTTGCCCGCACCGGCCTCGACGCGCAGAACACGAAGATGCGCGTGATCGCCAACAACCTGGCGAACGTCAACACGACCGGCTTCAAGCGCGACCGCGCCGATTTCGAAACCCTCGCCTATCAGCAGATGGTCGCGGCGGGCGCGAATTCGGACAGCGAAAACAAGTTCGCAACCGGCCTGAACCTGGGTTCGGGTGTCTCGATGCAGGGCACCAGCAAGATCAACACGCAGGGCACGCTCAGCCAGACCGGCAACGCGCTGGACATGGCCATCGAGGGTTCCGGCTTCTTCCAGGTCCAGCGCGCGGACGGCACGCTCGCCTATACCCGCGCTGGCAATTTCAGCACGACCGCCGAAGGGATCGTCGTCACCAGCGATGGCCTGCCGCTGGTGCCGCAGCTCACCGTGCCGCAGGGCGCGACCGGCATCACCATCGGCAATGACGGCACCGTCACCGCCACGCTTCAGGGGCAGACCGAACCCACCCAGCTTGGCCAGGTCGAACTGGCCAGCTTCATGAACCCCGCGGGCCTTCAGCCGATCGGCGGCAACCTGCTCGCCGAAAGCGCGGCCAGCGGCACGCCCCAGGTCGGCGTCGCCGGCCTTGACGGGCGCGGCGTCATCCGTTCCGGCAACCTTGAAACCTCGAACGTCAATGTGGTCGAGGAACTGGTCGACATGATCGAAACGCAGCGCGCCTATGAGGTGAACAGCAAGATGATCAAGGCGACCGACGAGATGCTCCAGTACGTCAACCAGCAGCTGTGA
- a CDS encoding flagellar motor protein MotB has translation MMIGAASQARRNRWAVSFADLLLLLLGFFILLHASGQRRDAMLAQVRQQFGGRAIARDTELRAAELFLPGEALLSERGRAQIGRVAARLRSGGGGLDVSSEGTDPARERFDQWDLAAARLGAVARELKAQGLAGDRLRIRGLDQMDGGTGKGQVIRIGRVASSAR, from the coding sequence ATGATGATCGGCGCTGCATCGCAGGCGCGGCGCAACCGATGGGCGGTGAGCTTCGCCGATCTGCTGCTGCTGTTGCTCGGCTTCTTCATATTATTGCATGCGAGCGGCCAGCGCCGCGACGCCATGCTGGCGCAGGTGCGACAGCAATTTGGCGGGCGGGCGATCGCGAGGGATACCGAATTGCGCGCGGCGGAATTGTTCCTGCCCGGCGAGGCGCTGCTGTCCGAGCGGGGCAGGGCGCAGATTGGGCGCGTGGCGGCAAGGCTAAGGTCAGGCGGCGGCGGGCTGGATGTCAGCAGCGAAGGCACGGACCCTGCGCGGGAACGGTTCGACCAGTGGGATCTGGCTGCGGCGCGGCTGGGCGCGGTGGCGCGCGAGTTGAAGGCGCAAGGGCTGGCGGGCGACCGGCTGCGTATTCGCGGGCTGGACCAGATGGACGGCGGGACGGGCAAGGGCCAGGTGATCCGCATCGGCCGGGTGGCGTCCTCCGCGCGTTAA
- a CDS encoding flagellar basal body rod protein FlgF, which yields MDRLVNTALTAMRGAMARQAAISNNLANVNTVGFRAEIANAETRWIKGDGFDTRAQASEQVIAADMAQGAVTETGNPLDVAMNGDALLAVQAPDGSEAYTRRGDLKLSDSGLLTTGDGLPVLGEGGPITLPAMDSVSIAQDGSIWGVPLGGEASNPQRVDGLKLVRPVGSSIAKGTDGLFRETNGGALPQDPLATVTGGSLEGSNVNATSALVQMIEASRAWETQVKLIDTAKQLDDGGASLMRLDG from the coding sequence ATGGACCGGCTCGTCAATACGGCACTCACCGCAATGCGCGGCGCGATGGCGCGGCAGGCGGCGATTTCCAACAATCTCGCGAACGTCAACACGGTTGGCTTTCGCGCGGAAATCGCCAATGCCGAGACACGCTGGATCAAGGGCGACGGTTTCGACACGCGGGCGCAAGCATCCGAACAGGTGATCGCCGCCGACATGGCGCAAGGCGCGGTGACCGAAACCGGCAATCCGCTGGACGTGGCCATGAACGGCGATGCACTGCTCGCCGTTCAGGCCCCGGACGGCAGCGAAGCCTATACGCGCCGCGGCGACCTCAAACTCTCCGACAGCGGCCTCCTCACCACCGGCGACGGCTTGCCCGTGCTGGGCGAAGGCGGCCCGATCACCCTGCCCGCGATGGACAGTGTTTCCATCGCGCAGGATGGCAGTATCTGGGGCGTGCCGCTGGGCGGCGAAGCCTCCAATCCGCAGCGGGTCGACGGGCTGAAGCTCGTGCGCCCGGTCGGCTCCAGCATCGCCAAGGGCACGGACGGCCTGTTCCGCGAAACCAATGGCGGCGCTCTGCCGCAAGACCCGCTGGCGACGGTGACCGGCGGCTCGCTCGAAGGCTCTAACGTCAACGCAACTTCCGCGCTCGTCCAGATGATCGAAGCAAGCCGCGCCTGGGAAACCCAGGTCAAGCTGATCGACACCGCCAAGCAGCTGGATGACGGTGGCGCGTCGCTTATGCGGCTTGATGGTTAA
- the flhA gene encoding flagellar biosynthesis protein FlhA — MTPAQVKAKIWTNAAKGAVLPIATLMVVLFMMVPVPAFMLDIGFITNIMISLAVLMVALNAAKPLDFSSFPTVLLFATLLRLALNVASTRVVLVQGHEGSDAAGHVIEAFGHFLIGGDYVVGIFVFAILMIINLVVITKGAGRVSEVSARFTLDALPGKQMAIDADLNAGLMTPEEAKLRRREVATEADFYGSMDGASKFVKGDAVAGILILAINIVGGIILGVVSHGLSMGEAAQTYIILAIGDALVAQVPALLLSIAAAAIVTRVGSEDDLGNQITNQFGSGRAWVPVAAILGFLGILPGMPHFIILSAAAIAGFIAWQLRKTAQAKATEPEPMPEPANPAIIEWNDVSDGAILGLEIGYGLIGLVDERKGAPLMARITGIRRQLSKELGFVVPMVRVKDNLALEPNQYRITIAGVVVGEDEIYPEDLLALDSGALEGVVSGREAKDPTFGLDAVWISPAKRSEAVVAGYTVVDPPTVVATHLNQLIAMNASEMFGLDEARKLLDNLKEAAPQLVDGLTPGALSLTQISALCRALLSEGIALKDFRRICEAMVDAARPDMSHEQLVEAVRQRIGSLIIQGLVPVKMPLPVITLDGDLEALLAQAMRVAGDARHPIEPALANRIIESVVQAARPIMGQARNFAIVTSPVARRALARLFKPHLPETPVLSFLEIPDGKGVEVVAVVGGEQRPAPRHDPLPREPVAGRERVA; from the coding sequence ATGACTCCCGCTCAAGTCAAAGCGAAGATCTGGACGAACGCCGCCAAGGGGGCCGTGCTGCCCATCGCGACGCTGATGGTCGTGCTGTTCATGATGGTGCCGGTGCCTGCGTTCATGCTGGACATCGGCTTCATCACCAACATCATGATTTCGCTGGCCGTGCTGATGGTGGCGCTGAACGCCGCAAAGCCGCTCGACTTTTCCAGCTTTCCCACGGTGCTGCTGTTCGCGACGCTGCTGCGGCTGGCGCTGAACGTCGCCTCCACCCGCGTCGTGCTGGTGCAGGGGCATGAAGGATCGGACGCGGCGGGCCATGTCATCGAAGCCTTTGGCCACTTCCTGATCGGCGGCGATTATGTCGTCGGCATCTTCGTCTTTGCGATCCTGATGATCATCAATCTGGTCGTCATCACCAAGGGTGCGGGCCGCGTGTCGGAAGTCAGCGCGCGCTTCACCCTGGACGCCCTGCCGGGCAAGCAGATGGCGATCGACGCCGACCTGAACGCTGGCCTGATGACGCCGGAAGAAGCCAAGCTCCGCCGCCGCGAAGTTGCGACCGAAGCGGATTTCTACGGCTCAATGGACGGCGCGAGCAAGTTCGTGAAGGGCGACGCGGTCGCGGGCATCCTGATCCTGGCCATCAACATCGTCGGCGGCATCATCCTAGGCGTGGTCAGCCATGGCCTGTCGATGGGCGAGGCCGCGCAGACTTACATCATCCTCGCGATCGGCGACGCGCTGGTAGCGCAGGTTCCCGCGCTGCTGCTCTCCATCGCCGCTGCCGCCATCGTGACGCGCGTCGGCAGCGAGGACGATCTGGGCAACCAGATCACCAACCAGTTCGGATCGGGCCGCGCATGGGTTCCGGTGGCGGCGATCCTCGGCTTCCTCGGCATCCTGCCGGGTATGCCGCATTTCATCATCCTGTCTGCCGCAGCCATTGCTGGTTTCATCGCCTGGCAGCTGCGCAAGACGGCGCAGGCCAAGGCCACCGAGCCAGAACCGATGCCCGAGCCTGCCAACCCAGCGATCATCGAATGGAATGACGTTTCGGACGGCGCGATCCTGGGGCTGGAGATTGGCTATGGGCTGATCGGCCTGGTCGATGAGCGCAAGGGCGCTCCGCTGATGGCGCGCATCACCGGCATCCGTCGCCAGCTTTCCAAGGAACTGGGCTTTGTCGTGCCGATGGTCCGCGTGAAGGACAATCTGGCGCTGGAGCCGAACCAGTATCGCATCACCATCGCGGGCGTCGTCGTCGGCGAGGACGAGATTTATCCCGAGGATCTGCTGGCGCTGGACAGCGGCGCGCTGGAAGGCGTGGTGTCGGGCCGCGAGGCGAAGGATCCCACATTCGGTCTGGACGCCGTGTGGATTTCGCCCGCCAAGCGCAGCGAGGCCGTCGTCGCGGGCTATACGGTTGTCGATCCGCCGACGGTCGTCGCCACCCACCTCAACCAGTTGATCGCCATGAACGCCAGCGAGATGTTCGGCCTGGACGAAGCGCGCAAGCTGCTCGACAATCTGAAGGAGGCCGCGCCGCAGCTGGTCGATGGCCTGACGCCCGGTGCGCTGAGCCTGACGCAGATTTCCGCGCTGTGCCGCGCGCTGCTGTCCGAAGGGATTGCGCTCAAGGATTTCCGCCGCATCTGCGAGGCGATGGTCGATGCCGCACGGCCCGACATGAGCCACGAGCAGTTGGTGGAAGCTGTCCGTCAGCGAATCGGATCGCTCATCATCCAGGGCCTTGTGCCGGTGAAGATGCCGCTGCCTGTCATTACGCTGGACGGCGACCTGGAGGCGCTGCTGGCGCAGGCGATGCGGGTTGCGGGCGATGCCCGGCACCCGATCGAACCCGCGCTCGCCAACCGCATCATCGAATCGGTGGTGCAGGCCGCTCGCCCGATCATGGGGCAGGCGCGCAACTTCGCCATCGTGACTTCGCCGGTGGCGCGCCGCGCGCTCGCCCGCCTGTTCAAGCCGCATTTGCCGGAAACGCCGGTGCTGTCCTTCCTGGAAATTCCCGATGGCAAGGGCGTGGAAGTCGTTGCCGTCGTTGGCGGCGAACAGCGGCCCGCGCCGCGCCACGATCCGCTGCCCCGCGAACCCGTTGCTGGCCGCGAACGCGTCGCATAG
- the flgM gene encoding flagellar biosynthesis anti-sigma factor FlgM, with translation MIKAVGQNISAAIEASRLRDSGKARASSDKGSVGASTSAASASPAARMAAEGAPVDMDRVAAIKAAIASGNYPVDPAAIADKMLALDLPVNG, from the coding sequence ATGATCAAAGCTGTCGGCCAGAATATCAGCGCCGCCATAGAGGCTTCCCGCTTGCGGGACAGCGGCAAGGCGCGGGCCTCTTCCGACAAGGGTTCGGTGGGCGCTTCGACGTCGGCGGCATCGGCCAGCCCTGCCGCACGCATGGCAGCCGAAGGCGCGCCGGTCGACATGGACCGCGTCGCGGCGATCAAGGCCGCCATCGCTTCGGGTAATTATCCGGTCGATCCGGCCGCGATCGCCGACAAGATGCTGGCGCTCGACCTGCCGGTTAACGGGTAA
- a CDS encoding flagellar hook assembly protein FlgD yields MSTTSTVTDSAGLSVYKPYANVGTGKSEMGQADFLRLLTAQMQTQDPFEPMDNAQMVSQMATITNSSGIAEMNQTLKDLSSELTGTRLGDAASWIGKSMLVQSNIVAPDAAGQYIGQVSFADATSGATVDLMDGDGNVLKTIELGNQDAGDINFYWDGKNDAGEQVATDALKIRVNGASPTRVASWATVAAVQSPADGSASKLITALGTYSPSDALSLA; encoded by the coding sequence ATGAGCACGACCTCCACTGTCACCGACAGCGCGGGCCTGTCCGTCTATAAACCCTACGCGAATGTCGGCACGGGCAAGTCCGAAATGGGCCAGGCCGATTTCCTTCGCCTGCTTACCGCGCAAATGCAGACGCAGGATCCGTTCGAACCGATGGATAATGCGCAGATGGTTTCGCAGATGGCGACCATCACCAATTCCAGCGGTATCGCCGAAATGAACCAGACGCTGAAAGATCTGTCGTCGGAGTTGACGGGCACGCGCCTGGGCGACGCCGCCAGCTGGATCGGCAAGTCGATGCTGGTGCAGAGCAACATCGTCGCGCCGGACGCGGCCGGTCAATATATCGGCCAGGTCAGCTTCGCCGACGCCACCAGTGGCGCGACCGTCGATCTGATGGACGGCGACGGCAATGTCCTGAAAACCATCGAGCTTGGCAATCAGGACGCTGGCGACATCAATTTCTATTGGGATGGCAAGAATGATGCGGGAGAGCAGGTCGCCACCGACGCGCTCAAGATCCGCGTGAACGGCGCATCCCCCACCCGCGTCGCCAGCTGGGCGACCGTCGCCGCCGTGCAGTCACCCGCTGACGGCAGCGCCTCAAAACTCATCACCGCGCTCGGCACCTACAGCCCGTCGGACGCCCTTTCACTCGCCTGA